One Setaria viridis chromosome 5, Setaria_viridis_v4.0, whole genome shotgun sequence genomic region harbors:
- the LOC117855687 gene encoding protein DETOXIFICATION 27 yields MDHGGEVEDCRASLLHGQAGKKEKRQAASASSAPAPGGSLGRRVYEESKQLWVIVGPAIFTRITNYSMNVIMQAFAGHLGDLELASVSFACTVLVGFNYGIMLGMASALETLCGQAFGARKYHMMGVYMQRSWIVLSVCAVLLLPMYLFAGDLLRLTGQPPEVSAMAGQVSLWFIPLHFSMAFLFPLQQFLQCQLKNSVVAITSAAALCFHVSVTWLFFSWFRFGLAGIALALSMSWWATALMLFAYVSCGGCPETWHGFSVEAFSGLWEFLKLSSASGVMLCLEHWYYRILIVLTGNLKDAAIAVDALTICLLINGCELMIPLAFFTGTGVRVANELGAGRGDGARFAAIVSSTTSLLIGLFFCALVMRLHGEIALLFTTSAAVLGAVDKLYVLLAFTILLNSVQPVLSGVAVGSGWQSKVAYVNIGCYYLVGLPMGILLKWHFNLGVVGIWGGMIGGTAIQTLILAIITARCDWEKEAMIASTRMSRLSQVQ; encoded by the exons ATGGATCACGGAGGAGAAGTGGAGGATTGTAGGGCGTCGCTGCTGCACGGCCAGGCAGGGAAGAAGGAAAAACGgcaggcggcgtcggcgtcgtcggcgccggcgcctggcGGCAGCCTCGGGAGAAGGGTGTACGAGGAGTCGAAGCAGCTATGGGTGATCGTCGGGCCGGCCATCTTCACCCGCATCACCAACTACAGCATGAACGTGATCATGCAGGCCTTCGCCGGCCACCTCGGCGACCTCGAGCTCGCGTCCGTCTCCTTCGCCTGCACCGTCCTGGTCGGCTTCAACTACGGCATCATG CTCGGCATGGCGAGCGCGCTGGAGACGCTGTGCGGGCAGGCGTTCGGCGCGAGGAAGTACCACATGATGGGGGTGTACATGCAGCGGTCATGGATCGTGCTGTCCGTGTgcgccgtgctgctgctgcccatgTACCTGTTCGCGGGGGACCTGCTGCGGCTCACGGGGCAGCCGCCGGAGGTGTCGGCCATGGCGGGGCAGGTATCCCTCTGGTTCATACCGCTGCACTTCTCCATGGCCTTCCTCTTCCCGCTGCAGCAGTTCCTGCAGTGCCAGCTGAAGAACTCCGTCGTCGCcatcacctccgccgccgcgctctgctTCCACGTCTCCGTCACCTGGCTCTTCTTCTCTTGGTTTCGGTTCGGGCTCGCCGGCATTGCGCTCGCGCTCAGCATGTCGTGGTGGGCGACGGCGCTGATGCTCTTCGCGTACGTTTCGTGCGGAGGCTGCCCGGAGACGTGGCACGGCTTCTCCGTCGAGGCGTTCTCCGGCTTATGGGAGTTTCTCAAGCTATCCTCTGCCTCCGGTGTGATGCTGTG CTTGGAGCATTGGTACTACAGAATACTTATAGTGCTGACCGGAAACCTCAAGGACGCGGCTATTGCAGTGGATGCACTCACCATCTG CCTGTTGATTAACGGATGCGAGCTGATGATTCCATTGGCTTTCTTCACGGGAACTGG AGTGCGTGTGGCCAACGAGCTCGGCGCCGGCAGAGGTGATGGCGCGAGGTTTGCAGCGATCGTGTCGTCGACGACCTCCCTGTTGATCGGGCTCTTCTTCTGCGCGCTGGTCATGCGCCTCCACGGCGAGATCGCGCTCCTCTtcaccaccagcgccgccgtgcTGGGTGCCGTCGACAAGCTCTACGTCCTCCTGGCTTTCACCATCCTCCTCAACAGCGTGCAGCCCGTGCTGTCTG GAGTGGCCGTTGGGTCCGGGTGGCAATCCAAGGTGGCCTACGTCAACATCGGCTGCTACTACCTCGTGGGCCTACCCATGGGCATCCTTCTCAAATGGCACTTCAACCTTGGCGTGGTG GGAATCTGGGGAGGCATGATCGGCGGAACCGCGATCCAGACACTCATCCTGGCCATCATAACCGCTCGCTGCGACTGGGAAAAGGAG GCCATGATCGCGAGCACGCGCATGTCAAGGTTATCGCAAGTGCAGTGA